CAATGCCAAATAGACCTGAGGCAAAACCAACTCCAAATGTTAACACTATCGCAAACCAAATTGGATAACCATATACATACGTATCTCTATCATCTGTAAATGTTCTTTTTTTACCGTTTTCTACAAACCACTTAACAGGTTTTAAATATTTTCGCACAAGCAAAAGAGTAGATAATATGATTAATAATATTCCAAAATATAAATTAAAGGATGGTAGATCTAGTCCTTTATTTACAAAAGCGCCAAGTATTGTTCCAGGTATACTTCCAATAAAGAAGATAAATCCACTTTTAAAATCTACCGTTTTTGTTTTCGTATAAGAAAGAGTAGAAGAAAGTCCCGTGAAAATCATCATCACTACAGATAGTCCAACTACGCTCTGGGGAGTAATATTTGGAATTAATCCAAGTGTTGTACCAAAAAACAAAACTGCTGGAACTAAAATTACACCGCCACCTAAACCTACTAATGCCCCTACTATCCCCGAGAAAAGACCCGCCGCTACAAGTACTACCCACTCCATTAAATCCCACCTTCAAATAAGTCTAGTTGCTTTGGAGCCAAACCTTCAAATTCAATGCCAAGCATTTTTTTAAAAGTGTTTGCATTTTTGGCTGAATGCCCTCCTGAATTATTATTAAATAAAACCACCACTTCATCTGCTTGCTTATGCAATTGCTCGCAAACCTTTTGAATTACGGTTAGTTCTTCTTTATTATAATCATATAGATAGCGAACGTCTCGCCAATTTACGTTATTTCCTGGATTAATCCATCCATATGTATTTCGTCCATGTAATCGAAATAAAACCTTGTTTGAAGTAGTAATAGGAACTAGAGGAACACACCCTTTTCCGACTTGTGGTTCATCACAAACCGTATGATGAAATTGATGTTCTCTTAAAAATTGAACTGTTTGATGTTTAAAATCAGGAGCATACCATGACTGGTGACGGAACTCAATTGCAACTTCGAAATCTCTCAGTTCTTCTCTTACTCTCATTATATAATCTACATTTTCCTTTTCACATTTAAACCATGGTGGAAATTGCACTAAAACCATAGATAGTTTTCCATGCTCTTTATAAGGTTGAATGGATTCCCGATAAATTTGGAACATCTCATTTATAGAATCAAATGGAGACTCTGTGCGAAGATGACCGGTAATTCCTTGAAATGCTTTAACCACAAATTGAAAATTATCCGGTGTTTCTTTTAGCCATTTATGTGTATTTTTTATTGGCTGGATCGCATAAAAAGAAGCATCTAGCTCTACTACTGGAAAATGGGAGGTATAATCCTGAAGCTTCTGTTTTGGAGAGGAAGTATATAAATCCGGATGATCTCCCCATCCCGTTAAACCCACCTTAATCATCTAATCACCCCACTGTTTATACAATATATCATATCATTATCTTAGTTTAAGTGACAAAAAATGAACTTCTTCAAACCCGTAATCCTTTTTAGGAAAAATAAAAAGGCAACAGGGATGAATGTTATTTCATCCTGTTGCCTTCATCATAAAGGTTATCGAATTAACCGATAGAGCCTTCCATTTCGAATTTAATTAATCTATTCATCTCAACCGCATATTCCATCGGAAGTTCTTTTGTGAATGGCTCGATGAAGCCCATTACGATCATTTCAGTTGCTTCTTCTTCACTTAGCCCACGACTCATCAAGTAGAATAATTGTTCTTCTGAAACTTTTGAAACTTTCGCTTCATGCTCAAGAGAAATATTATCATTCAAGATTTCGTTGTAAGGAATTGTATCGGAAGTCGACAAATTATCCATAATTAATGTATCACATTCAATGTTAGCACGAGCACCAGTTGCTTTACGTCCAAAATGAACGATACCGCGGTACGTTACTTTTCCACCTTGTTTCGAAATTGATTTCGATACAATCGTTGAAGAAGTATTTGGAGCTAAATGCATCATTTTTGCACCAGCATCTTGGTGTTGGCCTTTACCAGCGATTGCGATAGAAAGTGTCATACCACGAGCACCTTCACCTTTAAGGATAACTGCTGGATATTTCATTGTTAATTTCGACCCAATATTTCCATCAATCCATTCCATTGTTGCGTTAGCATCACAAACTGCACGTTTAGTAACTAAGTTATATACGTTGTTTGCCCAGTTTTGGATCGTTGTATATCGGCAATAAGCATCTTTTTTAATAATGATCTCAACAACTGCACTATGAAGTGAGTTTGTTGTATAAACAGGAGCTGTACAACCTTCTACATAATGTACAGAAGCGCCTTCGTCAACAATGATTAGTGTACGTTCGAATTGACCCATATTTTCTGAGTTAATACGGAAGTACGCTTGAAGTGGTGTATCCACTTTCACACCTGGTGGTACGTAGATAAATGACCCACCTGACCATACCGCTGAGTTTAGTGCAGAGAACTTATTATCAGAAGAAGGAATTACAGTTCCCCAGTGTTTCTTGAAAATGTCTTCATTTTCACGTAAAGCTGAATCCGTATCTTTAAATACGATACCTAAATCTTGAAGCTCTTGTTTCATATTGTGGTAAACCACTTCTGATTCATACTGCGCAGAAACACCTGCAAGATATTTTTGTTCCGCTTCTGGAATACCAAGCTTATCAAATGTTGCTTTGATTTCCTCTGGCACTTCATCCCATGATTTCTCGGTTCCTTGTGAAGGTTTTACATAGTACGTAATTTCATCAAAGCTTAATGAACCAAAATCTCCACCCCATTGTGGCATAGGTTTAGAATAGAAAATTTCTAACGCTTTTAAGCGATAATCTAACATCCATTGGGGCTCATTTTTCATACGTGAAATTTCTTCCACAATTTCTTTCGTTAACCCACGTTTTGAACGGAAAATGGATACGTCTTTGTCGTGGAAACCATATTTGTAATCACCAATTTCAGGCATTTTTTTTGCCATCGTATTTCCTCCGTTCTTCTATTATTTCTCTTCTTCGGAAACGCCTTTTTCCATGGCTTTCCAAGCAAGAGTTGCACATTTAATACGTGCTGGAAATTTAGAAACACCATTTAATGCTTCTATATCGTCAAGGTCGATAGACTCATCATGTTCTTTCCCTAACATCATTTCTGAGAAAACCGTAGAAAGCTTTAAAGCCTCTTCTACTTTCTTTCCTTTTACTGCTTGAGTCATCATAGATGCGGATGCCATCGAAATGGAACAACCTTCCCCATCAAACTTTGCATTTTGGATTACGCCATCTTCCACTTGAAGTGTTAAATGAATGCGATCTCCGCAAGTTGGGTTATTCATATCAATTGTTAAAGCACCATCCTCAATGCTACCTTTGTTCCGAGGATTTTTATAATGATCCATAATTACTCGTCTATATAGTTGATCTAAATTAGAAGACATCGCTAAAATACTCCTTTGCAGTGCGCAATCCAGCAACTAGTTGGTCAATATCTTCTTCTGTATTATAAATATAAAAACTTGCTCTCGCAGTTGAATTACATTGTAACCATTTCATCAGTGGTTGTGCACAATGATGACCTGCCCGGACAGCAATTCCATTCATATCAAGTACAGTTGCAACATCATGTGGATGCACATCATCTAAATTAAATGTTACAATTCCCGCTCGTTTAGATGGATCTTTAGGTCCATAAATTGTTAAACCTTCAATTGTGGACATTTTATCCATCGCTAAAGCGGCTAGTTCATGTTCATGCTTTTCAATTTCCTCTAGTCCAATTTCTTCTAAGAAATCAATCGCTGCTCCAAGTCCAATGGCACCTGCAATTATAGGCGTTCCACCTTCGAATTTCCACGGAAGTTCTTTCCATGTAGATTCATATAAACCTACAAAGTCAATCATTTCCCCACCAAATTCAATCGGTTCCATTTCTTCCAGCAATGCTTGTTTTCCGTAAAGTACACCAATACCAGTAGGACCGCACATTTTATGTCCTGAAAACGCAAGAAAATCACAATCTAAATTTTGAACATCCAGTTTTAAATGTGGTGCGGCTTGTGCACCGTCCACAACCATTATAGCTCCATGCTCATGCGCAATTTGCGTAATTTCTTTAATTGGGTTCATCGTACCTAATACATTTGACACGTAAACAATTGAAACGATTTTTGTCTTATCTGTTATGGTCGCCCTTACTTTTTCTAGAGATAGTGTTCCATCTTCTTCTAGGTCAATATATTTAAGCGTAGCACCTGTTTCCTTTGCAAGTTGTTGCCAAGGAATAATATTGGAATGGTGCTCCATATGCGTAATAACAATTTCATCGCCTTCTTTTACATTTGCCAGCCCGTAGCTTCTTGCAACTGTATTGATAGAAGTAGTTGTTCCACGAGTGAATATTATTTCTTTTGTAGATTTAGCATTGATAAATTTCCGAACCTTTTCACGTGCTCCTTCATAACCTTCCGTCGCACGGTTACCAAGAGTATGCACACCGCGATGTACATTCGAGTTATCAAATTCATAATACTTTTTGATCGCATCAATCACTTGAACGGGTTTTTGAGAAGTGGCACCACTATCTAAATAAACAAGTGGATGTCCATTAATCTCTTGGTTTAATATGGGAAAATAGCGTCGAATCTCTTTACTGAGCATTAGCGAACTTTCCTTTCAATAACCTCCGTCAGCTGTTTCTTCACGCCTTCGATCGGTAGTTCGTTTACAACTGGAGCAAGGAATCCGTGAATAACCAGACGCTCTGCTTCATGCTTAGAAATACCACGGCTCATTAAATAGTACAACTGAAGTGGATCTACTCGGCCTACAGAAGCTGCATGACCTGCTGTTACATCATCTTCATCGATTAAAAGAATCGGGTTTGCATCTCCACGTGCTTTTTCGCTTAACATTAGAACACGAGATTCTTGCTCTGCATTGGATTTCGTTGCTCCGAATTCAATCTTCCCGATACCATTGAAAATTGAAGATGCTTCATCTTTCATTACACCGTGTTTCAAAATTTGACCGTTGGTATGCTTGCCCCAATGAATAACTTTTGTTGTAAAATTTTGTTTTTGTTTCCCGCGACCGACAACAACCATTTTTACATGTCCTTCTGAATTGTCACCAACTAAATGAGTTACATTTTCAGAAATTGTATCGCTGTCATTCATCATTCCAAGTGCCCATTCAAGAACAGCATCTCGCGCTGTAACTCCACGGCGGTTTACATAAGTAGTAAAACCTTCTGCTAGAACGTCTACTGTACCAAAAGTTATCTTTGCATTGTCTTTAGCAATTACTTCAGAAACAATATTTGCTAAACCGTTTGCATGTTCTACGGTCGATAAATAGTTTTCCACATATGTGACAACACTATTTTCATCTGCAACTAATAATGTATGGTTGAAAAGAGATGCATTTTCGTTATCATGCAAATAAATAACTTGAATCGGCTCTTCTACTACTACATTTTTCGGTACATATACAAATACTCCACCGTTTAAAAGTGCTGCATGAAGTGCCGTAAGCTTATGTTCGTTAACTTTTACACCATCAGTCATAAAGTATTTTTGAACAAGCTCACTATGTTCACGCATAGCAGTGTAAATATCGGTAAAAATAACACCTTGTGCTTTTAAATCTTCTGATAAGGAAACAAAAGCTGGAGTGTTATTGTGTTGAATGTATATATTTTTTTGTTCTTCTGCATTTACAATTGTTTTTAATTCTTCAGGTAATTCATCTAAAGAAGAGAAAACATTGCTTTCTACAGTATGTGTAGGAAATTCAGTGAAATTCCAATTTATAATTTTTGTTTTATCTGGATTTGGCATTGGAAGTGTTTCAAGCTCACCTAGTGCTTTTAGACGAAGTTCCGTCATCCAACTTGGTTCTTGTTTACTTTCTGAAAAGGAGCGGATATTCTGCTCGGTTAATGCCAATTTTGTTTCAACCGTCATGCTGATTCGTCCCCTTTCTTATGCTTCTTGTCCAACTGTCTCGTCTTCAATTCCTAATTCAACTTTAATCCAGTCATATCCTTGTGCTTCTAATTTTTGAGCAAGCTCAGGACCTCCAGATTTAACAACACGCCCTTGCATCATTACATGTACATGATCAGGAGTTATGTAGTTAAGCAGGCGTTGGTAGTGAGTGATTACTAAGCTTCCGAATCCTTCTCCACGCATTTCATTGATACCTTTAGAAACAACTTTAAGTGCATCGATATCTAGACCAGAGTCAATTTCATCTAAAATAGCGAATTTTGGTTTTAACATCATTAATTGAAGAATTTCGTTACGTTTCTTTTCTCCACCAGAGAATCCTTCATTTAAATAGCGTTGAGCCATATCCAAGTCCATTTCTAAAAATTCCATTTTGCTATCAAGTTCGCGAATGAACTTCATTAATGAAATCTCATCGCCTTCTTCGCGACGTGAGTTAATAGCAGAACGTAAGAAGTCCGCATTTGTTACTCCAGTAATTTCACTTGGATATTGCATTGCTAAAAATAGACCCGCTTGAGCACGTTCGTCTACTGCCATTTCTAATACGTCTGCACCGTCCAATTCAATTGAACCAGAAGTAACTTCATATTTAGGATGCCCCATAATAGCAGACGCTAAAGTTGATTTACCAGTACCATTCGGACCCATAACCGCGTGAATTTCATTTGTATTAATTGTTAAATTAAGACCCTTTAAAATCTCTTTACCGTCGATAGCAACGTGTAAATCCTTAATCACTAAAGTTGACATTTAATAACCTCCATTAGGTAACTATGAATGGTAATCCATTCTAATTTATTATCATTCTAATCTTAACCCAAAGTCTACTGCCATGCAAATCTTTTGAAATACTTTCTCATTTAGAATGAAAAACGATTGTATTTCATGCTTTCTATACTCTTTCACCTGAACTTCATACAAAAAAATAATCCACCTATATTTTCAATAACATTACCTAAATGAGAATCAATTTCACTATGTATTTATTTTTCAACAAAAAAATCCATAGAGATACATTTCTCCATGG
The nucleotide sequence above comes from Psychrobacillus glaciei. Encoded proteins:
- a CDS encoding sulfite exporter TauE/SafE family protein, with protein sequence MEWVVLVAAGLFSGIVGALVGLGGGVILVPAVLFFGTTLGLIPNITPQSVVGLSVVMMIFTGLSSTLSYTKTKTVDFKSGFIFFIGSIPGTILGAFVNKGLDLPSFNLYFGILLIILSTLLLVRKYLKPVKWFVENGKKRTFTDDRDTYVYGYPIWFAIVLTFGVGFASGLFGIGGGSIIVPAMILLFLFPPHVAIATSMFMVFLSSIINSITHISLGNVPWLYTIPVIPAAYIGAKFGASLNKKLNSETLVIALRIVLLLLGVRSIIAGLM
- a CDS encoding DUF72 domain-containing protein, whose amino-acid sequence is MIKVGLTGWGDHPDLYTSSPKQKLQDYTSHFPVVELDASFYAIQPIKNTHKWLKETPDNFQFVVKAFQGITGHLRTESPFDSINEMFQIYRESIQPYKEHGKLSMVLVQFPPWFKCEKENVDYIMRVREELRDFEVAIEFRHQSWYAPDFKHQTVQFLREHQFHHTVCDEPQVGKGCVPLVPITTSNKVLFRLHGRNTYGWINPGNNVNWRDVRYLYDYNKEELTVIQKVCEQLHKQADEVVVLFNNNSGGHSAKNANTFKKMLGIEFEGLAPKQLDLFEGGI
- the sufB gene encoding Fe-S cluster assembly protein SufB, producing MAKKMPEIGDYKYGFHDKDVSIFRSKRGLTKEIVEEISRMKNEPQWMLDYRLKALEIFYSKPMPQWGGDFGSLSFDEITYYVKPSQGTEKSWDEVPEEIKATFDKLGIPEAEQKYLAGVSAQYESEVVYHNMKQELQDLGIVFKDTDSALRENEDIFKKHWGTVIPSSDNKFSALNSAVWSGGSFIYVPPGVKVDTPLQAYFRINSENMGQFERTLIIVDEGASVHYVEGCTAPVYTTNSLHSAVVEIIIKKDAYCRYTTIQNWANNVYNLVTKRAVCDANATMEWIDGNIGSKLTMKYPAVILKGEGARGMTLSIAIAGKGQHQDAGAKMMHLAPNTSSTIVSKSISKQGGKVTYRGIVHFGRKATGARANIECDTLIMDNLSTSDTIPYNEILNDNISLEHEAKVSKVSEEQLFYLMSRGLSEEEATEMIVMGFIEPFTKELPMEYAVEMNRLIKFEMEGSIG
- the sufU gene encoding Fe-S cluster assembly sulfur transfer protein SufU, producing the protein MSSNLDQLYRRVIMDHYKNPRNKGSIEDGALTIDMNNPTCGDRIHLTLQVEDGVIQNAKFDGEGCSISMASASMMTQAVKGKKVEEALKLSTVFSEMMLGKEHDESIDLDDIEALNGVSKFPARIKCATLAWKAMEKGVSEEEK
- a CDS encoding cysteine desulfurase, with the translated sequence MLSKEIRRYFPILNQEINGHPLVYLDSGATSQKPVQVIDAIKKYYEFDNSNVHRGVHTLGNRATEGYEGAREKVRKFINAKSTKEIIFTRGTTTSINTVARSYGLANVKEGDEIVITHMEHHSNIIPWQQLAKETGATLKYIDLEEDGTLSLEKVRATITDKTKIVSIVYVSNVLGTMNPIKEITQIAHEHGAIMVVDGAQAAPHLKLDVQNLDCDFLAFSGHKMCGPTGIGVLYGKQALLEEMEPIEFGGEMIDFVGLYESTWKELPWKFEGGTPIIAGAIGLGAAIDFLEEIGLEEIEKHEHELAALAMDKMSTIEGLTIYGPKDPSKRAGIVTFNLDDVHPHDVATVLDMNGIAVRAGHHCAQPLMKWLQCNSTARASFYIYNTEEDIDQLVAGLRTAKEYFSDVF
- the sufD gene encoding Fe-S cluster assembly protein SufD, which translates into the protein MTVETKLALTEQNIRSFSESKQEPSWMTELRLKALGELETLPMPNPDKTKIINWNFTEFPTHTVESNVFSSLDELPEELKTIVNAEEQKNIYIQHNNTPAFVSLSEDLKAQGVIFTDIYTAMREHSELVQKYFMTDGVKVNEHKLTALHAALLNGGVFVYVPKNVVVEEPIQVIYLHDNENASLFNHTLLVADENSVVTYVENYLSTVEHANGLANIVSEVIAKDNAKITFGTVDVLAEGFTTYVNRRGVTARDAVLEWALGMMNDSDTISENVTHLVGDNSEGHVKMVVVGRGKQKQNFTTKVIHWGKHTNGQILKHGVMKDEASSIFNGIGKIEFGATKSNAEQESRVLMLSEKARGDANPILLIDEDDVTAGHAASVGRVDPLQLYYLMSRGISKHEAERLVIHGFLAPVVNELPIEGVKKQLTEVIERKVR
- the sufC gene encoding Fe-S cluster assembly ATPase SufC — its product is MSTLVIKDLHVAIDGKEILKGLNLTINTNEIHAVMGPNGTGKSTLASAIMGHPKYEVTSGSIELDGADVLEMAVDERAQAGLFLAMQYPSEITGVTNADFLRSAINSRREEGDEISLMKFIRELDSKMEFLEMDLDMAQRYLNEGFSGGEKKRNEILQLMMLKPKFAILDEIDSGLDIDALKVVSKGINEMRGEGFGSLVITHYQRLLNYITPDHVHVMMQGRVVKSGGPELAQKLEAQGYDWIKVELGIEDETVGQEA